A window from Setaria italica strain Yugu1 chromosome VIII, Setaria_italica_v2.0, whole genome shotgun sequence encodes these proteins:
- the LOC101768900 gene encoding putative disease resistance protein RGA4, whose protein sequence is MAELVIGPLISMVKEKASSYLLDQYKVMEGMEEHRKILERKLPAILHIIQDAEEKGASRPEVAAWLKDLKTVAYEANDIFDEFKYEALRREAKKKGHHSKLGNEVVRLLVPARNPIVFRYRMGKRLRSIVETIEALVTEMNTFGFSHLQQAQPSRQWRQTDSIIIDSDRDIVSRSRDREKKKIVGMLLDQASNMDLMVLPIVGMGGMGKTTFVQLIYNDPAIEKHFELRRWCCVSDDFDVSIIASNICQTNEKGEKSFQELHSIISGKRYLIVLDDVWNRDVDKWGKLKTCLKQGGKGSAVLTTTRDAEVAHIMIMCVAEAHNIENLSDEHLKEIVQSRAFSLQNPNIEEQDGILNGFVRRCVGSPLAAKAFGSMLSNKTSINEWKDLLAKSNICSEKTGILPILKLSFDDLSSDMKQCFAFCALFPKDYEIDVDLLIRLWMAHDFIPVQEDDNPETVGKYIFEELTRRSFFQDVRQTLPINAFGRLSLRKSTICKIHDLMHDIALSVLGKECVTIVGKPSVNKLLLNPTRHLFLSIHRAVFWKEQLTSLLKKQTAMLHTLFFTGYYRDPLDISKYTSLRALHLPADRFLRVGQEQLTRHIQHLRYLNLSSHGFKKLPEGISTMYNLQTLDLSHCTNLLQLPKDTKYLANLRHLYTHGCNSLTCMPPGLGQITSLQTLTYFAIGDGLGCSTIGELRNLNLGGELELSGLQNVTEVLAKAASLENKEKLTHLSLKWNDHARAKPDSHNEVLGSLKPHHQLEMLSIIFYKGTNLPSWVTDLSLLQHLTELQLVGCTLCEEFPQFCHFKALEVLYLANLDKLRSLCSHMVSTPFPALKQLRLHYLKSLERWVATEGKEDELTFPVLEEIDIKNCPKLTSLPETPKLKVVRLDEGKPLLSLGIVKSRHMSSISELQLYVHDTEALPQIDYNWDSSQKLELSLGDTEAAPLSRLSISGCNFFFVSSQSQLTPGVWKWFEHLVYLTIQHCNVLIYWPEEVFQSLVSLKELWIQSCNKLIGPTQAKGGKPTQTTDQVLPHLNAITIRNCRSMVQLFILPPSIRFLYIEFCPKLEFIWGKEEHLDTYTSLEHCRDPASTTGTLEQWMSPIIRRPCLVNLIIRGCDSLVTLPNLPPSLKCLCIFSCEKLCSVSGDLCALEELNIFYCDKLQSVNSLGDHPSLEILHLHDCRCLESLGCDGGRGSYSALRSRKIEHCPAIDMKQFY, encoded by the coding sequence ATGGCCGAGTTAGTAATCGGGCCACTGATCTCCATGGTGAAGGAGAAGGCATCCAGCTACCTGCTGGACCAATACAAGGtgatggaaggcatggaggagcATCGCAAgatcctggagcgcaagctgcCAGCAATCCTGCACATCATCCAGGATGCGGAGGAGAAAGGAGCCTCCCGACCTGAAGTAGCAGCTTGGCTCAAAGACCTCAAGACAGTGGCCTACGAGGCGAATGACATCTTTGATGAATTCAAGTACGAGGCGCTTCGGCGAGAAGCCAAGAAGAAGGGCCACCACAGCAAGCTTGGAAATGAGGTAGTGAGACTCCTAGTCCCCGCTCGTAATCCCATTGTATTCCGTTACAGGATGGGCAAGAGGCTACGCAGCATTGTGGAGACCATCGAGGCCCTGGTCACCGAGATGAATACATTTGGTTTCAGCCACTTGCAGCAAGCACAGCCATCAAGGCAGTGGCGACAGACAGATTCCATAATCATTGACTCCGACAGAGATATTGTTAGCAGATCTAGAGAtcgggagaagaagaaaatcgTGGGGATGCTCCTTGATCAAGCTAGCAACATGGATCTCATGGTTCTTCCAATTGTTGGGATGGGTGGGATGGGCAAGACCACCTTTGTGCAACTCATTTACAATGACCCTGCAATCGAGAAGCACTTTGAGCTTCGTAGGTGGTGCTGCGTGTCAGATGATTTCGATGTCAGTATCATTGCAAGCAACATTTGCCAGACTAATGAGAAAGGTGAAAAATCATTCCAAGAGCTCCACAGTATAATAAGTGGAAAAAGATACCTCATTGTGTTAGATGATGTATGGAATCGGGATGTTGATAAGTGGGGAAAACTAAAGACCTGCCTTAAGCAGGGTGGCAAGGGCAGTGCAGTACTAACAACAACTCGTGATGCAGAAGTGGCTCACATTATGATCATGTGTGTAGCTGAAGCACATAATATCGAGAATCTGAGTGATGAGCATTTAAAGGAAATTGTCCAGAGCAGAGCATTCAGCTTGCAAAATCCAAATATTGAAGAGCAAGATGGCATTCTCAATGGATTTGTTCGTCGATGCGTTGGATCTCCCTTGGCTGCCAAAGCCTTTGGCTCTATGTTGAGTAACAAGACTAGTATAAATGAATGGAAGGATCTATTAGCTAAAAGTAATATTTGTAGTGAGAAAACCGGAATTTTACCGATCCTCAAGCTCAGTTTTGATGACCTATCCTCAGATATGAAGCAGTGTTTTGCATTCTGTGCTTTATTTCCTAAAGATTATGAGATCGATGTGGACCTCTTGATTCGACTGTGGATGGCACATGACTTCATACCTGTGCAGGAGGATGACAATCCAGAAACCGTAGGAAAATATATTTTCGAGGAGCTAACTCGGAGGTCATTCTTTCAAGATGTCAGGCAAACACTTCCAATTAACGCCTTTGGAAGGTTGTCGCTTCGTAAGTCAACCATATGCAAGATACATGATCTCATGCATGACATTGCTCTATCTGTTCTGGGGAAAGAATGTGTCACTATAGTTGGTAAGCCAAGTGTCAACAAGTTGTTGCTAAATCCGACCCGCCACCTCTTCTTATCAATACATAGGGCTGTTTTCTGGAAAGAACAGCTTACAAGTCTATTGAAGAAACAAACTGCAATGCTCCATACGTTGTTTTTTACAGGTTATTATCGTGACCCCCTTGATATATCAAAGTACACTTCACTGCGAGCATTACACCTTCCAGCAGATAGGTTCTTACGTGTAGGACAGGAACAGCTTACAAGACACATACAACACCTAAGGTATCTTAATCTGTCGTCACATGGGTTCAAGAAACTTCCTGAAGGTATAAGCACTATGTATAATCTACAAACGTTGGACCTCTCTCATTGCACAAACCTTCTTCAACTTCCAAAGGATACGAAGTATTTGGCAAACCTCCGACACCTCTATACCCATGGATGCAATTCATTGACGTGCATGCCTCCAGGACTTGGACAGATCACTTCTCTGCAGACTCTAACATATTTTGCTATTGGTGATGGCTTGGGATGTAGTACTATCGGAGAACTTCGAAACTTAAACCTTGGTGGAGAGTTAGAGTTAAGTGGTCTGCAAAATGTAACAGAAGTGCTTGCAAAAGCGGCCAGCCTTGAAAATAAAGAGAAACTCACACACTTATCTCTCAAGTGGAATGATCATGCTCGTGCGAAACCAGATTCTCATAATGAGGTGTTAGGTTCCCTTAAACCTCATCATCAGCTGGAGATGCTAAGCATAATTTTCTACAAAGGCACCAATTTACCGTCATGGGTAACAGATCTTAGTCTGCTGCAGCACTTGACCGAGCTCCAACTGGTTGGTTGTACGCTGTGTGAGGAATTTCCTCAATTCTGCCATTTCAAAGCCCTTGAAGTTTTGTATTTGGCAAACTTGGACAAATTGCGAAGCCTATGCAGCCATATGGTGTCTACGCCATTTCCAGCACTGAAGCAACTCCGGTTACATTATTTGAAGAGCTTGGAGAGATGGGTCGCaacagaaggaaaagaagatgaATTAACCTTTCCTGTACTTGAGGAGATTGATATAAAAAACTGTCCAAAGTTGACTAGCCTACCTGAAACACCAAAGCTCAAGGTTGTAAGGCTGGATGAAGGCAAGCCGCTGCTCTCCTTAGGAATAGTTAAATCAAGGCACATGTCTTCAATTTCTGAGCTACAGCTGTATGTCCATGACACAGAAGCACTGCCTCAGATAGATTATAATTGGGATTCATCACAGAAACTGGAACTATCTTTGGGTGACACAGAAGCCGCACCTCTGTCGCGACTGAGCATATCTGGCTGCAACTTTTTCTTTGTATCAAGCCAGTCACAGCTAACACCTGGGGTCTGGAAATGGTTTGAACATCTTGTATATTTGACAATTCAACACTGTAATGTGCTCATCTACTGGCCAGAAGAAGTGTTCCAAAGCTTGGTATCTTTGAAGGAGTTGTGGATTCAGTCCTGCAACAAGCTAATAGGGCCCACACAAGCGAAAGGTGGCAAACCTACACAAACAACAGATCAAGTCCTGCCACATCTAAACGCGATAACTATACGCAATTGTCGAAGCATGGTACAGCTCTTCATTCTTCCCCCATCTATCAGATTTCTTTATATTGAGTTCTGCCCTAAGCTTGAGTTCATATGGGGAAAGGAGGAGCATCTTGACACATATACATCGCTGGAACATTGCCGCGACCCTGCATCCACCACTGGTACCCTAGAGCAATGGATGTCTCCAATTATTCGTCGTCCATGCCTCGTCAATCTAATAATAAGAGGCTGTGATAGCCTGGTAACACTTCCAAATCTACCACCGTCCCTCAAATGTTTATGCATCTTCAGCTGTGAGAAACTCTGCTCTGTGTCAGGAGACCTGTGTGCACTCGAGGAACTAAATATTTTTTACTGCGATAAGTTACAGTCAGTCAATTCCTTGGGAGACCACCCATCATTAGAAATACTGCATCTTCATGACTGCCGATGCCTTGAATCTTTAGGATGTGATGGTGGTCGTGGGAGTTACTCTGCTCTTCGGAGCCGGAAGATCGAACACTGCCCAGCCATAGACATGAAGCAGTTTTACTAA